The Alicyclobacillus macrosporangiidus CPP55 genome segment AACGCAGTCGGAGAAGGAGGAACCATGGACAATTCTTTGCAGGAGCGGGTCCTCGAACGGACGCGCGTGTTCAGCGGCCGGATGATCCAGTTGGAGACGTGGCGCGTGCAGCTGCCCGACGGGCGGGAGGCCGGCCGCGAGGTGGTGCTGCATCCGGGCGCGGTCGCCATCCTCGCGGAGTCGGAGCCGGGGGTGGTGCTGTGCGTGGAACAGTACCGGACGGCGACGGGGGAGACGCTGTTGGAGATCCCGGCGGGCAAACTGGAGCCCGGGGAGGCACCGGCGGCGTGCGCCATGCGGGAGTTGGCCGAAGAGACCGGGTACACCGCCGCCAAGCTCACGCCGATCGCGTCCTTTTTCACCAGCCCGGGGTTCGCGGACGAACTGGTTCACCTGTTTTACGCCACCGGCCTCACCCGGGGCGACGCCCATCCGGACGCGGATGAGTTCGTACGGCTGCGCCCGGTCACGAAAGACGAGGCGAGCGCATGGGTGGCGGAAGGGCGCCTGCGGGACGCGAAGACCCTCGTCGCCTTCTTGTGGTGGCTCGGGCAGTCGGGAGCGGCGAAGCGGTGAACCGGTACTTTTGCGACTTTCACATCCACATCGGACGGGCGATGGGCCGGCCGGTGAAGATGGCCGCCGCGCCTTCGCTCACCCTTGACGCAGTCCTCGATCACGCGAGGCGGCGCAAAGGGCTCCATCTGATCACCGTGATCGACGCCGTGTGCACCCCGGTGCTGGCCGAGCTGGAGGCGTACGTGCGCGACGGACGCCTGCAGCCGGTACCGGGCGGCGGGCTGGTGACGGAGCAGGGGCTCGTCATCCTGCTCGGGGCTGAGGTGGAGGTGGCGGGGCCGTCGGGCGGCGCTGCGCACTTCGGGGCGTGGTTCGGGGACCTTCCGGCGGCGCAGGACTTCCACCACTGGCTCGCCACCGTGCAGACGAATCCGAGCCTGTCCTCCCAGCGCGCGAGCGTGGATGCCCTCCGGCTCGAGCACGAGGTCGTGGCGCGCGGCGGACTGTTCGTCATCCATCACGCGTTCACGCCGCACAAGGGCCTGTACGGGAACTGCGTCGCGCACATGGCGGACATGGTCGATCCCGCCGGCGTCGCGGCGCTGGAGTTGGGGCTGTCGGCGGACACGGACATGGCGGATTGCCTCAGCGAACTGGAGGATGTCACCTTTCTCACCGATTCGGACGCGCACTCGGTGCAGAAGATCGCCCGCGAGTACAATGAGCTCCGGATGGCGCAGGCGTGCTTTGCTGAGGTGGAGCGGGCCCTGGCCCGGCGGGACGGTCGAGGCGTGGCGGCGAACTACGGCCTGACGCCGGCCCTCGGCAAGTACCACCGGACCGCCTGCGCCGCCTGCGGGCGTCCGTGGCCGGACGGGCAGGTGGTGTGCCCCTGCGGCGGGCGACGGCGGACAGTGGGCGTGTTCGACCGCCTGATCGAGGTTCGGGATCGCGAGATGCCGGTACATCCTCGCCACCGGCCGCCTTACGTCCACCAGATCCCCCTGGAGTTCGTCCCCGGTCTCGGCCCCAAGTCGCGGGAGCGCCTGTTTTCCGCCTTTGGCACGGAGATGGCCATCCTGCACGACGTGCCCGTGGAGGCCCTGGCGGAGGTGGTCGGGGCGACGCTGGCCCGGCGGATCGACGATGCCCGTTCGGGCCGTCTCCAGGTGCGCACGGGCGGCGGCGGCGTGTACGGGAAGGTGTTGGCCTGAGGGGCATGAACGGCGGACGGGCCGCATAGGGATGGGGATAGGTTGGACAGGGAGGAGTGACGTGTCCGTGATCCCCATCCCAGCGGCAGGCATCCCATGGGCCGAGCGGGCGGCGAGCGGCTGGCGGTGGCTGTGCACGCGCGGCCGGCCGTTTTGGCGCGCCTGGACGTTTTTGACCGCGGTGGTGCTGTGCGGGCTGGTGTTCGGTGGTTTGACCGCCGGGCAGTTGAATGCGGCGGATACCACCGTATTGGCGCGTTCGGTCCAAGAGCTGCTGACGGCTGTCGGCCAGCATCAGCTAGCCCCGGCGCACACACTGTGGTGGCAGCGCATGATTGGGGACGGGCAGCTGCTCGCCCTGTTGTGGTTATTCGGGGTGTCGGTGATCGGGCTGCCGTTCATCGTCATCGCCCTTTTTCTACGCGCGTTCGGCGTCGGCTTTGCCGTGGGATTCACAGTCCTGCAGTTCGGTTGGCGCGGCCTGGTCGTCGCCGCCATCGCCGTGTTCTTACATCAACTGCTCTCGATGACGGCGCTGTTGGGAGCGGGGGTGGCGGCGCTGCGCTTCTCGGCCGACATCCTGCGCCAGGTGCACACGCGCCCGCGGCTCCCCATGGCTCTGCTGCAATACAGCGCCTGGTTCCTGCTCTGTCTCGGCGGCCTGATGGCGGGGGCGTCCGTGCAGGCGTACGTGGCACCGGCTCTCCTGACTGCAGCGTTCACCCCGTGAGGAGGGCGGGATTTCTGGACTGGCGAGGAGGCGTGGCTTTGAAGCGGTTCACCCACCGCAACGAATCGTTCACCTGCGCCCACTGCGGCGCCGAAGTACCGGCGGCGGCGCGCACCTGCCGCAACCATTGCCCGCACTGTCTGTACTCGCTGCATCTGGATGTGTTCCCCGGTGACCGGGCGGCGAACTGCGGCGGACTGATGGCGCCGGTGCGCGTGACCTACCACAGCAAGAAAGGCTATCAGATTGTCCACCGGTGTGAACGGTGCGGTCACGAATCGGTGAACATCGCGGCGTTGGACGATCCGGTTCAACCCGATTCCCTCGACGCCTTGATGGCGGTGATGCGGCGTGGCTGAATCCCTGCATGTACGAGGGAGGGACCCATGGTGGCGGGGAAATTGTGGCGCCTGGCGGGCTGGCTGGTGAGCGGATTGGTCATCGCCCTCAGTGTGTATACGCTGCAGCAGGCGACGGGGCGGGTTCCTGCGCGCGATCCGTACGCCCCCCCGCACGCCCCCTACGTGTCCGTCAGCCAAGGGGAACCGGGGGGAATGCGCGCGGCGGCACGGGCTCTCGGGCAGGCGGTGCTCTTCTGGTGGCGGGAAGACGGGTTGCGCTGATGGAACCAACGGCTTGGGCAGGACTTTGGCTCACGATGTGGAATAGGGAATAGGCACGCAGGTGAGTCAAAGGAGATTTTTGCACATGAATGAGTGGATTCCCCGGTTTGCGGATTACCTGGCGGTGGAAAGAGGGCTGTCCGCCAACACACGAGAATCGTATCAACGGGACCTGAAGGCGTTCTGCCTCTACCTGCAGGACACGTGGCACGTCACGCCCGAATGCGCCCGGCAGCCGCACATCGCGGGATACCTCGCGCATCTCCGGGCGCAGGGCCGAGCCGCGACAACCGTATCGCGCAATCTGGCGAGTCTGCGCTCGTTCTATCATTTCTTGCTGCGGGAAGGCCAGCTGTCCCAGGACCCGACGGTGCACATCGATTCGCCCAAGGTGGAGAAACGGCTGCCAAAGGTCCTGACGGTGCACGAGGTGGAACGCCTGTTGGACGCGCCGGACGTGGCGACCCCGAGCGGTGCGAGAGACAAGGCGATGCTCGAACTGCTGTACGCCACCGGCATCCGGGTGAGTGAACTGGTGTCCATCCGCGTGTCGGACGTCAACCTCAGTGCGGGGTTCATCCGCTGCATCGGCAAGGGGTCGAAGGAACGGATCATCCCAGTTGGCGACATCGCCCGCAGGGCGCTCCTGCATTATCTGCAGTTCGGCCGCGTACGGCTGTTGAAGGACAGCAACCCGCCGGAGCTCTTTCTCAATCATCACGGACAGCCGATGTCGCGCCAGGGCTTCTGGAAGATATTGAAAAAGCACTCCCGTTCTGCCAACATCGTGAAAGATATCACGCCGCACACGCTGCGCCATTCGTTCGCCACGCATCTGCTGGAGCGCGGCGCCGACCTGCGGGCGGTTCAGGAGATGCTGGGGCACGCGGACATCTCGACGACGCAGATCTACACGCACGTGACGCGGACGCGTTTAAAAGAGGTGTACCTGAGCGCCCATCCCCGTGTGAAGTGACGTATTGGTCGGGGGATGGACGCGGGGACGCGAAGGGCACAATGAACGGGGATGGGGCGCACCGGCGCCCCTTTGTGTTGCGGGAGGCGATGGCATGGAGAAAAAGCGGTGGATATGGATTGTGCTGGACAGCGTCGGCATCGGGGCGGCGCCGGACGCGGAACGGTACGGACGGGGCGATGCGAACAGCCACACGCTGCGCCACATCGCCGAGGCCGTCGGGGGATTGCGTGTGCCGCAGTTGGCGGCGATGGGTCTGGGGTGCATCTCCGCGATCCCCGGTGTACCCTGCGAAGCGCCCGTTGGAGCATTTGGACGGATGCGGGAACAGTCCTGGGGGAAGGACACCACCAACGGCCACTGGGAGTTCGTCGGGGTCGTGTTGGACAAGCCGCTGCCTGTGTATCCGGAGGGATTCCCGCCCGAGGTGATGGAGCCGTTCGAGCGGTACGTCGGGAAGCCGGCATTGTGCAATCGCCCCGCCTCCGGAACCGAGGTAATCCAGCAGTATGGCCCGGAGCACGAGCGGACCGGCCGGCCCATCGTCTACACGTCGGCGGACAGCGTGTTTCAGATCGCTGCCCACGAGGACGTTGTGCCGGTGGAGGTGCTGTACGATTGGTGCCGCTACGCCCGCTCCATCCTCACGGGTCCGCATGCCGTTGGCCGCGTGATCGCGCGTCCGTTCACCGGATCTCCGGGCCGTTACCAGCGGACGCACCGGAGGAAAGACTTTTCACTGACGTTCGGGGAGACGGTGCTCAACCGAGTGGCCGCCCGCGGGTACCCGGTGGCCGGCATCGGCAAGATCGCCGATATCTACGGCGGGTCGGGCATCACGGAGGCCATTCACACGGAAAACAACATGGACGGCGTCGACAAGCTGATCGCGCAGTTGGACCGCCAGGACGAGGGCATCGTGTACGTGAACCTGGTGGATTTTGACATGCTGTATGGCCACCGCAATGACCCGGTTGGATTTGCGCGGGCCGTAGAGGCATTTGACGCTCGTCTTTCGGAGATCCGGGAGCGCGTCCGGCCAGGCGAGGTGTTGTGCATTGTGGCCGATCACGGCTGCGATCCGACGACCGAAGGGACCGATCACACGCGCGAATGGGTACCGCTCCTGTTATGGACGCCGGGCATGCGCCGGGGCGTCGCATTGGGAGACCGGGAGACGTTCGCCGACGTGGGGGCGACGCTGGCGGAGTATTTCCAGGTCGATCCACCCCCTGTGGGGCGGAGTGTGTTGGCGCAGGTGTTCGGTGCGGACGCGACTTCCTCAGTTTAGGGGCGCCCGGTCCCCGGCGTTCGCATAGGTCCGTCCTCCCCGCGGAATCCTGTGAAGGGGGAGGGATGGCAGATGCCAAAGGGTGTCCGATGCCTGGTCGAGGAGTGCGTGTTCAACGAGCGTCACGACTGCGTGGCCGACGAAATTGAGGTTCGGTCCAACGGCAACGATATCGTTGGCACCTCGAAGGGGACGGAGTGCGGGACCTTCCGTTTCCGGGACTTCGACGACGGCCAGTTGGCCCGCCAGCCGCAGGTCCACGCGTGACGAACCGGTTCGGGTATCTTTCGGAGGCAGAGCGGAATGCCGACGCGCATTCCGCTTTATTACGTGTTTACACACGCTTGGGTATGCGACGCACGGTCTCCTGTCGCGAGCGTCCTCTGCCGCGCGATGTGGGTGTCCTCCGTCAGGCGACGTCCGTCACACCATCTGCGGGCGGTCTGATAGAAACCGAGGGGGGCGCGCACACTACTCCCAGGGATGATCGGCGGACCCCAGGTTCGCCGGAGAACACGTACATCGAAAGGGGCTGAGCAGATGGGACGTGGTGTGAGGCGTGGATGGCCGGCGGCCGGTGCGTTGGCCCTGTTGTGTTGTCTGGTGCCGGGGACAGCGGGGGCGCAATCGTTCCCGGCGGCGGTGGGCGGGAGTTCGTGGGCAGCCGGGCACGGAACGGCTGCGGCGGCGAGCGTGGAGATCCGTCCGGTGCGCGAGCCACAGCCGGATGCGGAAGATGAAGGGATTGGGCTGGCACATGAGTCCAGAGCGGCGGTGGTGATGGACTACGCCACGGGGAAAGTGTTGTTTGAGAAGGATGCGCATGAGAAGCTGCCGATGGCGAGCATCACCAAGGTGATGACACTCCTGTTGGTGGCCGAAGCGATTGACAGCGGACGGCTGCGCTTGACCGATAAAGTCAAGACCAGCGAGTACGCGGCCAGCATGGGCGGTTCACAGGTCTTCCTCGAGCCAGGGGAGACGATGACGGTCGAGGATCTCGTCAAAGGGATCGCGATTGCGTCGGCCAATGACGCCTGCGTCGCCCTGGCGGAACACCTGGCGGGCAGCGAGGAGGCTTTCGTGCGCCAAATGAACCGTCGGGCGCGAGAGCTGGGGATGGACGGCACGCATTTCGTGAACTGCAACGGGCTGCCCGAGCCGGATCACTACAGCTCAGCCCATGACATCGCCATCATGTCGCGAGAACTGTTGAAACACGAGTGGATCACGAAGTATACGTCCGTCTACAGCGACTATCTGCGCAAAGACACCGAACACCCGTTCTGGCTGGTCAACACCAACAAGCTGGTCCGGTTTTATCCTGGCGTCGACGGGCTGAAGACGGGATATACTGCCGAAGCGAAATACTGCCTGACCGCGACGGCGAAGAAGGACGGGTTTCGGGTGATCGCAGTGGTCATGGGCGCTCCGAAACCGTCCGTCCGCAACCGAGAGGTCAGCGAACTGTTGAACTGGTCGTTCAGCACCTTTACGTCTAAAGTTCTGTACAAAGCGGGCCAGCAGGTGGCTACCGTCCACGTCCTGCACGGCACACCGGAGACCATTCCGGTCGTGACGAGCGACACCGTCGGGGTCATCTACAAACGGGGAGAGCACCCGTCCTTGCAGACCCAGATGGCGATCGACGACCTGCAGGCACCGGTGAAGCCCGGACAAGTCGTGGGGGAACTGAAGGTCGTCGACGGTGAGGATGTCGTAGGGTCCTGCCATCTGGTCGCCGGAACAGGTGCGCGCAAGGCGGGCCTGTTTGAGACCTTGGGCCGCACGGTCCGCGGCATGGTCACCTTTGGACGCTGAGCCTGGGCCGTACTTGAGGCGTCAGATGCATTCTGTTCACGCGCCGTTCCGCCCACCGCGAAGCGCGCACCGTCCACGCGTTCACAGGTCCGGGAACGGGTGCGGGAAGGCATGTTTCAGCTGGCTGGCCAGCTGCAGGGCTGCCTCCCGCGCCCGAACCGTATCGCCCAGCGCGGCGTACGCCCGTCGGATCACGTTGAGCAGTTGGACCTTCTGCGCCGTGTCGGCGTCCGCCTCCCACCCGGCCAATGCCTGTTCGGCGATCTGACGCGCTTCCTGGGGCCGCCCCAGGGCAAGGCAG includes the following:
- a CDS encoding NUDIX hydrolase, giving the protein MDNSLQERVLERTRVFSGRMIQLETWRVQLPDGREAGREVVLHPGAVAILAESEPGVVLCVEQYRTATGETLLEIPAGKLEPGEAPAACAMRELAEETGYTAAKLTPIASFFTSPGFADELVHLFYATGLTRGDAHPDADEFVRLRPVTKDEASAWVAEGRLRDAKTLVAFLWWLGQSGAAKR
- a CDS encoding endonuclease Q family protein, which codes for MNRYFCDFHIHIGRAMGRPVKMAAAPSLTLDAVLDHARRRKGLHLITVIDAVCTPVLAELEAYVRDGRLQPVPGGGLVTEQGLVILLGAEVEVAGPSGGAAHFGAWFGDLPAAQDFHHWLATVQTNPSLSSQRASVDALRLEHEVVARGGLFVIHHAFTPHKGLYGNCVAHMADMVDPAGVAALELGLSADTDMADCLSELEDVTFLTDSDAHSVQKIAREYNELRMAQACFAEVERALARRDGRGVAANYGLTPALGKYHRTACAACGRPWPDGQVVCPCGGRRRTVGVFDRLIEVRDREMPVHPRHRPPYVHQIPLEFVPGLGPKSRERLFSAFGTEMAILHDVPVEALAEVVGATLARRIDDARSGRLQVRTGGGGVYGKVLA
- the spoIIM gene encoding stage II sporulation protein M, whose protein sequence is MSVIPIPAAGIPWAERAASGWRWLCTRGRPFWRAWTFLTAVVLCGLVFGGLTAGQLNAADTTVLARSVQELLTAVGQHQLAPAHTLWWQRMIGDGQLLALLWLFGVSVIGLPFIVIALFLRAFGVGFAVGFTVLQFGWRGLVVAAIAVFLHQLLSMTALLGAGVAALRFSADILRQVHTRPRLPMALLQYSAWFLLCLGGLMAGASVQAYVAPALLTAAFTP
- a CDS encoding RNHCP domain-containing protein, producing the protein MALKRFTHRNESFTCAHCGAEVPAAARTCRNHCPHCLYSLHLDVFPGDRAANCGGLMAPVRVTYHSKKGYQIVHRCERCGHESVNIAALDDPVQPDSLDALMAVMRRG
- the xerD gene encoding site-specific tyrosine recombinase XerD translates to MNEWIPRFADYLAVERGLSANTRESYQRDLKAFCLYLQDTWHVTPECARQPHIAGYLAHLRAQGRAATTVSRNLASLRSFYHFLLREGQLSQDPTVHIDSPKVEKRLPKVLTVHEVERLLDAPDVATPSGARDKAMLELLYATGIRVSELVSIRVSDVNLSAGFIRCIGKGSKERIIPVGDIARRALLHYLQFGRVRLLKDSNPPELFLNHHGQPMSRQGFWKILKKHSRSANIVKDITPHTLRHSFATHLLERGADLRAVQEMLGHADISTTQIYTHVTRTRLKEVYLSAHPRVK
- a CDS encoding phosphopentomutase translates to MEKKRWIWIVLDSVGIGAAPDAERYGRGDANSHTLRHIAEAVGGLRVPQLAAMGLGCISAIPGVPCEAPVGAFGRMREQSWGKDTTNGHWEFVGVVLDKPLPVYPEGFPPEVMEPFERYVGKPALCNRPASGTEVIQQYGPEHERTGRPIVYTSADSVFQIAAHEDVVPVEVLYDWCRYARSILTGPHAVGRVIARPFTGSPGRYQRTHRRKDFSLTFGETVLNRVAARGYPVAGIGKIADIYGGSGITEAIHTENNMDGVDKLIAQLDRQDEGIVYVNLVDFDMLYGHRNDPVGFARAVEAFDARLSEIRERVRPGEVLCIVADHGCDPTTEGTDHTREWVPLLLWTPGMRRGVALGDRETFADVGATLAEYFQVDPPPVGRSVLAQVFGADATSSV
- a CDS encoding DUF1540 domain-containing protein; protein product: MPKGVRCLVEECVFNERHDCVADEIEVRSNGNDIVGTSKGTECGTFRFRDFDDGQLARQPQVHA
- a CDS encoding D-alanyl-D-alanine carboxypeptidase family protein; this encodes MGRGVRRGWPAAGALALLCCLVPGTAGAQSFPAAVGGSSWAAGHGTAAAASVEIRPVREPQPDAEDEGIGLAHESRAAVVMDYATGKVLFEKDAHEKLPMASITKVMTLLLVAEAIDSGRLRLTDKVKTSEYAASMGGSQVFLEPGETMTVEDLVKGIAIASANDACVALAEHLAGSEEAFVRQMNRRARELGMDGTHFVNCNGLPEPDHYSSAHDIAIMSRELLKHEWITKYTSVYSDYLRKDTEHPFWLVNTNKLVRFYPGVDGLKTGYTAEAKYCLTATAKKDGFRVIAVVMGAPKPSVRNREVSELLNWSFSTFTSKVLYKAGQQVATVHVLHGTPETIPVVTSDTVGVIYKRGEHPSLQTQMAIDDLQAPVKPGQVVGELKVVDGEDVVGSCHLVAGTGARKAGLFETLGRTVRGMVTFGR